The DNA window ATTGCCGCCCACGTGATGCCCGTAATAGATCATCTGGAAATCGCCGTGTTTCTCCACCACCCAGGCGCACTGTTCGCGCACAAAAGGCCGCAGGATCGTTGCCGCGTATTCGTCGTGGTTATATGGCGCAAAGATATCACCGATGTCGTGCAGCAGCGCCGACACGATCCAGTCGGTATCCGCCCGGTCCCGCTCGGCGCGCGTGGCCGACTGCAGCGAGTGGCCCAGCCGCGTGATCTGATAGCCCGAGAGGCTCTCATCAAGGCTCACCAGCGCATTCAGCAGCCGGGACGCGGTTCCTTTGGTGTATTCCACCTCGTGTTCGGTCAGAAAGGCGTAGTCTTCCGCCGTGCCGTCCTTCATCTGTGTGAAGCCCACGTGGTCCATTTTCGCGCTGCTCATGTGCAGATCCCTCCCGTAACCGGCAGGCCCCGCCAGCATGGCGTTCGCCCGGGCCTTAAAAACCACATCGTATTGCGCAAAGGCGACGGGCGTAAAGAGCCCGCCTGATTAATGAGATCCGACAAGGCCGCGGTAAAACGTCCCCGGGGCCGGCATAAGGCAAATCCTGCCACAGGTAGTCCTGCATCATGCCACCTGGCCATCGTGCGGTCAGTCGCTCCCGATTTCACCATCACGCGGCTTTTTGAGTGCCTCACGGGCTGGACAAGGGCTGGTGCGGGGCTACTCTCCCCCGCACAGCCTTCCCCCCTCAAAAGGACCACCTCCATGGACAAATTCGGCAAATCGCAGCCTGTCAAACGGGTTGAAGACGTCCGGTTTCTGACCGGTCAGGGCCGTTATATGGATGATATCGCCCCGAAAGGCGCACTGAGGGGGGTCGTGTTCCGCGCGCCGGTTGCGCACGGTGTGATCACCGGGCTTGATGTGAGTGCCGCGCGTGAGGCGGGGGGAGTTCGGGCAGTTTATACGGTGGACGATCTGGATGCCGCGGGGCTCAATATCAACATGAACGCCACTGTCGTGAAAAACCGCGATGGTACAGACGGTGCGGCCCCCGCGCGCCCGATCCTTGCCAAAGACCGGATGCGCTTTGTCGGAGAGCCTGTGGCTTTTGTGGTCGCGGATAGCATGGAGGCCGCGCGGGATGCGGCAGAACTCATCGAGCTTGAGTATGACGATCTGGACGTCAAAACTGATGTCGGTCCCGGCGGGCCGCTGGTGCACCCGGAGGCGCCGGAAAACCGCGCCTTTGACTGGGGGATGGGTGATGAGGCGGCCACCGAGGCCGCTTTTGCCAAAGCGGCCCGGCGTGTGTCGCTGGAGGTGGGCGACAACCGCATCATCTGCAACGCGATGGAGCCGCGCGGCTGTCTGGCGGAATGGGACGGCAACCGCCTGCATGTGGCGCTTGGAGCGCAGGGTGTCTGGGCGCATAAGGCACAGATCGCCCAGGCCCTTAACCTCGATCCGGAAGCGGTGCATGTGACCATTCCGGACGTGGGCGGCGGGTTCGGCATGAAGGCCTTTGCCTATCCGGAGTATTTTCTATGCGCCCATGCCACGCGGGAACTCGGTAAGCCGGTCGCCTGGATGTCGGACCGCACCGAGGCGATGCTGAGCGATAACGGCGGGCGCGATCTGACATCGCTGGCGGAGTTTGCTTTTGACGACAACAACAAAATCACCGCCTATCGGGTGCGCACCAAATGCAATCTGGGGGCCTATAATTCGCAGTTCGGCCAGCCCATCCAGACGCAGCTTTTCAGCCGGGTGCTGATGGGATGCTATGATGTGCAGACCACCTGGCTGCAGGTTGAGGGCTATTACACCAACACGGTACAGGTCGATGCCTATCGCGGGGCGGGGCGGCCCGAGGCGATCTATGTGCTGGAGCGGCTGATGGACCGCGCGGCGCGCGAGCTTGGCGTGGACCCGTTTGAGCTGCGCCGGATCAATTTTATCAAACCGGACCAGTTCCCCTATGACACTTCCACCGGCGAGACCTATGACGTGGGCGATTTCGCCCGGGTGATGGCGCGCGGGGCGGCAGAGGCGGATGTTCAGGGCTTTGCCGCGCGGCGTGACAGAGACGCAAAGACGGGACTGATGCGCGGGATCGGCATCTGTTACTATATTGAAAGTATTCTGGGCGATCCTTCGGAAGGCGCGCGTGTTGCGTTCAATGAGGATGGTACGGTGACGATCTTTGTCGGCACACAGAGCACAGGTCAGGGCCATGAGACGGTCTATGCCGGTTTCCTGGCCGATCAGACGGGTATCCCCGCGCATCTCATTGAAGTTGTGCAGGGTGACAGCGACCGGATTGCCAAAGGCGGCGGTACCGGCGGGTCGCGGTCTGTAACAGTTCAGAACAATGCGACACTGGCCGCAGTGGATGTGATGACGGAGGCCTTTACCGCCTTTCTCGCCGATGAGATGGGCGTTCCGGCCTCTGAGATCAGCTTTGATGACGAGCGTTTCCGGGCGGAGGGGTCGAACCTGACGCCGACAATGCTGGAGGTCGCTGAGATGGCGCGCGATGGCGGGCGCGACGATCTGCTGAGCCATGAGGCGCGCGCGAAACTGCCCGCGCGCAGCTTTCCCAACGGATGCCATATTTCTGAAGTAGTGATTGACCCCGAAACCGGAGTGACCACTGTGGACCGCTATTGCGTCGTTGACGATTTTGGCAACCTTATCAACCCGATGCTGGCCGAAGGTCAGGTGCATGGCGGGGTCGTTCAGGGCATTGGTCAGGCGATCACCGAGCAGGTTGTCTATGATACCGAGGGACAACTGCTCACGGCATCGTTTATGGATTACGCCTTGCCGCGGGCGGGCGACATTCCCCATATAAGTTTCACGTCCGAGCCGGTACCTTCGACCGCCAATATCATGGGGATGAAGGGGTGCGGCGAGGCCGGCACCGTCGGTGCGCTGGCGGCCGTCGCGAATGCGGTACAGGATGCACTCTGGGAGCGGGGCGTGCGGCAGGCCGACATGCCCTTTACCCCGCATAACGTCTGGGAGCTGATCAGAAGTGAGGACATCGCAGCGCAATAAGGGCCTTTTTGGCTGGCTGCGGGGCAGGATATGGCGCCGCCCGGCCAGCGATTTTGCGCCGCGTCGCGGACCGGTCACCCATGTTATCATTCTCGACGGGACGATGTCCTCGCTGGAGCCCGGCTGTGAAACGCATGCCGGGATCACATATAAGCTGATGCGCGAGACGGGCGGCAGGGTCTCGGTCTACTATGAGCCGGGTCTACAATGGAGCAACTGGCGCACGGCGATGGATGTTTTTGCCGGGCGCGGGATCAACCGCCAGATCCGCCGGGCTTACGGTTATCTTGCGTCGCGTTACCGACCAGGTGACCGCATTTACCTGATGGGTTATTCGCGCGGCGCCTATGCGGTGCGCAGTCTTGCCGGCATCATCGATCTGGTGGGTCTGCTGCGTGCTGACGAAGCGACCGAGCGCAATATCCGCGAAATCTATCGTCACTATGAAAACGACCCCGGCACTGATGCCGCGCGGGCCTTTTCATCGGCGCGGTGCCAC is part of the Roseobacter ponti genome and encodes:
- a CDS encoding HD domain-containing protein, producing the protein MDHVGFTQMKDGTAEDYAFLTEHEVEYTKGTASRLLNALVSLDESLSGYQITRLGHSLQSATRAERDRADTDWIVSALLHDIGDIFAPYNHDEYAATILRPFVREQCAWVVEKHGDFQMIYYGHHVGGNPDKRDAYAGHMYFDDCATFCERWDQASFDPDYDTLPLAHFAPRVEEVFARPPWDAEVLRPGVRVPLVAG
- a CDS encoding xanthine dehydrogenase family protein molybdopterin-binding subunit encodes the protein MDKFGKSQPVKRVEDVRFLTGQGRYMDDIAPKGALRGVVFRAPVAHGVITGLDVSAAREAGGVRAVYTVDDLDAAGLNINMNATVVKNRDGTDGAAPARPILAKDRMRFVGEPVAFVVADSMEAARDAAELIELEYDDLDVKTDVGPGGPLVHPEAPENRAFDWGMGDEAATEAAFAKAARRVSLEVGDNRIICNAMEPRGCLAEWDGNRLHVALGAQGVWAHKAQIAQALNLDPEAVHVTIPDVGGGFGMKAFAYPEYFLCAHATRELGKPVAWMSDRTEAMLSDNGGRDLTSLAEFAFDDNNKITAYRVRTKCNLGAYNSQFGQPIQTQLFSRVLMGCYDVQTTWLQVEGYYTNTVQVDAYRGAGRPEAIYVLERLMDRAARELGVDPFELRRINFIKPDQFPYDTSTGETYDVGDFARVMARGAAEADVQGFAARRDRDAKTGLMRGIGICYYIESILGDPSEGARVAFNEDGTVTIFVGTQSTGQGHETVYAGFLADQTGIPAHLIEVVQGDSDRIAKGGGTGGSRSVTVQNNATLAAVDVMTEAFTAFLADEMGVPASEISFDDERFRAEGSNLTPTMLEVAEMARDGGRDDLLSHEARAKLPARSFPNGCHISEVVIDPETGVTTVDRYCVVDDFGNLINPMLAEGQVHGGVVQGIGQAITEQVVYDTEGQLLTASFMDYALPRAGDIPHISFTSEPVPSTANIMGMKGCGEAGTVGALAAVANAVQDALWERGVRQADMPFTPHNVWELIRSEDIAAQ